Proteins encoded by one window of Panicum virgatum strain AP13 chromosome 7N, P.virgatum_v5, whole genome shotgun sequence:
- the LOC120682566 gene encoding ricin B-like lectin R40G3, producing MAKVLVRAPDVTGAAGHGNAPAKGAAGRVKGPAKSSGDFGTPVTITCDQKPGYALSIKKSSIVLAQIDPSDPKQKWDKDDSWGDGFAIVNTDTNQAIQRPPDGAGHRLLLVKYDSANRDDSVMWKQNNSKSSPIREHDDTTLVFDSTKRGDDTVVIVAKESNDATSQKWTIVNK from the exons ATGGCCAAGGTTCTGGTTAGGGCCCCCGATGTCACCGGGGCTGCTGGGCATGGCAACGCACCAGCGAAAGGGGCTGCTGGCCGCGTCAAGGGACCGGCCAAATCGAGTGGTGATTTTGGGACCCCGGTGACTATCACCTGTGATCAGAAACCGGGTTATGCCTTGTCCATCAAGAAGAGCTCCATTGTTCTTGCACAGATTGACCCTTCGGACCCCAAGCAG AAATGGGATAAGGACGATAGCTGGGGCGATGGCTTTGCTATTGTGAACACAGATACCAACCAGGCTATACAGCGCCCTCCTGATGGTGCGGGCCATCGG CTTCTTCTGGTGAAATACGATTCAGCAAATCGGGATGATTCGGTGATGTGGAAGCAGAATAATTCTAAATCAAGCCCCATCCGTGAGCACGACGACACTACTCTGGTCTTCGATAGTACCAAACGCGGCGACGACACCGTGGTGATTGTTGCCAAAGAAAGTAATGACGCAACAAGCCAGAAATGGACCATCGTGAACAAGTAA